The Sesamum indicum cultivar Zhongzhi No. 13 linkage group LG6, S_indicum_v1.0, whole genome shotgun sequence genome has a segment encoding these proteins:
- the LOC105163945 gene encoding asparagine synthetase [glutamine-hydrolyzing], producing MCGILAVLGCSDDSQAKRVRVLELSRRLKHRGPDWSGLYQHGDCYLAHQRLAIVDPASGDQPLYNEDKKIVVTVNGEIYNHEELRRSLPNHKFRTGSDCAVIAHLYEEHGENFVDMLDGIFSFVLLDTRDNSFLVARDAIGITSLYIGWGLDGSVWIASELKGLHDECEHFESFPPGHLYSSKSGCLRRWYNPPWFSEAIPSTPYDPLVLRQAFENAVIKRLMTDVPFGVLLSGGLDSSLVASITSRYLAGTKAAKQWGAQLHSFCVGLEGSPDLKAAREVADYLGTVHHEFHFTVQDGIDAIEDVIYHIETYDVTTIRASTPMFLMSRKIKSLGVKMVISGEGSDEIFGGYLYFHKAPNKEEFYRETCRKIKALHQYDCLRANKATSAWGLEARVPFLDKEFINVAMSIDPEWKMIKPEQKRIEKWILRRAFDDEKQPYLPKHILYRQKEQFSDGVGYSWIDGLKAHADLHVNDKMMLNAAHIFPHNTPTTKEAYYYRMIFERFFPQNSARLSVPGGASVACSTATAVEWDAAWSKNLDPSGRAAIGVHNSAYEKHLVNGNLTSKIIDSMPLTNGVGTPGLTIRS from the exons ATGTGTGGAATATTAGCGGTTTTGGGTTGTTCGGATGACTCTCAGGCGAAGAGGGTTCGCGTGCTCGAGCTCTCCCGAAG GTTGAAGCATCGGGGTCCTGATTGGAGTGGACTATATCAGCACGGAGATTGTTATCTGGCACACCAGAGGCTTGCAATTGTTGATCCAGCCTCTGGCGATCAGCCCCTCTACAATGAAGACAAAAAGATTGTAGTTACG GTAAATGGTGAAATCTACAACCATGAGGAACTTCGTCGCTCATTACCTAACCACAAATTCCGTACTGGAAGTGATTGTGCTGTCATTGCACATCTT TATGAAGAGCATGGGGAAAATTTTGTGGACATGCTGGATGGAATTTTCTCCTTTGTGCTGCTGGATACCCGTGATAACAGCTTTCTTGTGGCCCGTGACGCTATTGGGATTACTTCTCTGTATATTGGTTGGGGACTAGATG GCTCCGTCTGGATAGCGTCAGAACTAAAAGGTTTGCACGATGAATGTGAGCATTTTGAATCCTTCCCACCGGGGCATCTCTACTCCAGCAAGAGTGGATGTCTCAGAAGATGGTACAACCCTCCCTGGTTCTCTGAGGCCATTCCTTCAACTCCTTATGACCCCTTAGTTCTGAGGCAGGCTTTTGAAAAT GCTGTTATTAAAAGGCTAATGACCGATGTGCCTTTTGGAGTTCTTTTATCAGGAGGACTTGATTCATCATTAGTTGCATCTATTACCTCTCGTTACTTAGCTGGCACGAAAGCCGCAAAACAATGGGGTGCACAACTTCATTCTTTCTGTGTTGGCCTTGAG GGTTCGCCTGATCTGAAAGCTGCAAGAGAGGTTGCTGATTATTTGGGTACTGTTCACCATGAGTTTCATTTCACTGTTCAG GATGGAATTGATGCGATTGAGGATGTCATTTATCATATTGAGACATATGATGTAACAACAATCAGAGCAAGCACTCCTATGTTCCTTATGTCACGTAAGATCAAATCACTGGGAGTGAAAATGGTCATATCGGGTGAGGGCTCTGACGAGATTTTTGGTGGTTATCTTTACTTCCATAAGGCACCCAACAAGGAGGAATTCTATCGTGAAACTTGCCGCAAG ATAAAAGCCCTTCATCAGTATGATTGTTTGCGAGCAAATAAGGCAACTTCTGCGTGGGGTTTAGAAGCTCGAGTACCGTTTCTGGATAAGGAATTTATCAATGTCGCAATGAGCATTGACCCTGAGTGGAAGATG ATAAAACCTGAACAAAAGAGAATTGAGAAGTGGATTCTCAGGAGGGCCTTTGATGATGAAAAACAACCATATCTTCCAAAG CATATTCTATACAGGCAAAAAGAACAATTTAGTGATGGTGTGGGCTATAGTTGGATTGATGGGCTTAAAGCTCATGCTGATCTGCAC GTCAATGACAAGATGATGCTTAATGCTGCACATATCTTCCCCCATAACACGCCAACCACGAAAGAGGCATACTATTACAGAATGATATTCGAAAGATTCTTCCCTCAG AATTCAGCAAGGCTCTCCGTTCCAGGTGGGGCAAGTGTAGCGTGCAGCACTGCCACAGCTGTGGAATGGGATGCAGCTTGGTCGAAAAACCTCGACCCATCGGGCCGAGCTGCCATTGGCGTGCATAATTCCGCCTATGAGAAGCATTTAGTTAATGGGAATTTGACCTCGAAAATCATAGACTCTATGCCGCTGACGAACGGAGTAGGCACACCAGGACTGACCATCAGGAGCTAG